The following proteins come from a genomic window of Anas platyrhynchos isolate ZD024472 breed Pekin duck chromosome 20, IASCAAS_PekinDuck_T2T, whole genome shotgun sequence:
- the KCTD7 gene encoding BTB/POZ domain-containing protein KCTD7: MVVVTGQGRASRDPDEAMSSSEAEDEFQEPATPTATQAGEALPLLPQQFPEVVPLNVGGTHFTTRLSTLRRYEDTMLAAMFSGRHYIPTDAEGRYFIDRDGAYFGDILNFLRSGDLPPRERVRSVYKEAQYYSIGPLLDYLEDVQPLKGEKVRQAFLGLMPYYKDHLERIIEIAKLRAMQRKARFAKLKVCVFKEEMPITPYECPHFNSLRFERSESETKLFEHHCEVDVSFGPWEAVADVYDLLHCIVTDLSDRGITVDHQCIGVCDKHLINHYYCKRPIYEFKITWW, encoded by the exons ATGGTGGTTGtcacagggcagggcagagccagcCGAGACCCGGATGAGGCCATGTCGAGCTCGGAGGCGGAGGATGAGTTCCAGGAGCCGGCCACCCCCACCGCAACCCAGGCGGGAGAAGcgctgccgctgctgccgcAGCAG tttccaGAAGTTGTCCCACTAAATGTAGGAGGCACGCATTTTACAACGCGACTGTCAACGCTGAGACGTTACGAGGACACAATGTTGGCGGCTATGTTCAGCGGAAGACACTATATTCCAACCGACGCCGAGGGCAGATACTTCATAGACAGAGATGGAGCTTACTTTGG aGACATACTTAACTTTCTGCGATCCGGTGACCTGCCACCAAGAGAGCGAGTGAGGTCAGTTTACAAGGAAGCTCAGTATTATTCCATAGGACCATTGCTAGACTATCTGGAGGATGTCCAGCCtcttaaaggagaaaaagttaGACAAGCTTTCCTGGGCCTAATGCCGTATTACAAAG ATCATTTGGAACGGATAATTGAAATAGCAAAGCTTAGAGCTatgcaaagaaaagcaaggtTTGCGAAACTGAAAGTCTGTGTCTTCAAAGAGGAGATGCCCATCACTCCCTACGAATGCCCCCATTTCAATTCTTTACGTTTTGAAAGAAGTGAAAGCGAGACGAAGCTGTTTGAACATCACTGCGAAGTAGATGTATCTTTTGGACCTTGGGAGGCTGTAGCTGATGTTTATGACCTTCTGCACTGTATTGTGACAGACCTGTCTGACAGAGGGATAACTGTGGATCATCAGTGTATTGGGGTGTGTGATAAACACCTGATAAATCACTATTACTGCAAGCGTCCTATCTATGAGTTCAAGATCACTTGGTGGTGA